The Natranaeroarchaeum aerophilus DNA window TGGGAAAGGGTGACACTGGCGCGCGCGCCGGCGAGCAGCACGGTCTGGCCCTCGATCGGATGCGTGCGCTCGGAATCGGTCATGCGTCCGGGATCAGCCCCCGGCGCGGACCGCCTTCTGCGAGAACTTCTTGATCAGGGGATCCAGCGTCTCCGCGCGCTCGCCCTCGAACGTGACGGTGGTTTCGGTGAGCTTCATCGACGGCCCGATGCTTACTTTCGATTCCGAAAAGGAGGCGCACCAGTCCTCGCCCTCGACGGTCCGGTCGTCGACCCGCTCGCCGCCGAGGTTCTCCAGGTAACCGATGAGCGCTCGGGCGGAGACGCCGCGATAGCTCCGTTCGCGCTCGACCATCACCGGGGCACCCGACATGCTGCACTCGCTAAAACCGTCACGACGAGCCCCCACCGTGACGGATCCCGTCGTCGACGATCCGGGCGTTGCGCTCGCGGTCGATCCGATCGGCCAGCTCGTCGTGGTCGTAGAGCTGGTGGATGACGGCGGCGTGCAAATCCCGCCACCCCATCGCGTAGATGGGCGATTGGCCCCACGCGCGCAACTCGACGACGTACTCGTCGTAGGCTTCCCACCGCTCCTCGAAGTGGTCGAGTATGTCCACAACCGTCCCTACGGCGTCGTCGGCGAGCGCAGCGTTGAGTTCGCGTTCCCAGCCCTCTATCGCTCGACCCATGTCCTGTTTCGTTTCCTCGCCATCTGCGGGCAGTGCGTCAACGATTCCCTCGGGGATGTACAGCTCGATCTCGTCCATACGGACACTGTGGGGCTGTCGACAAGAAAAGATACCGCCGTTCGGCTGACCGAAGATGTTCGGCCCAAACCGCTTCGCAGTGGGCGTGCTATCTCGTTGTATGGGGGAGACACGACAGCGCACTGGCGAGGCGGACGACCGCTCGAATGCCACGTCCGAAACCACCGTCCAGGTTCGCTGTACCGGACACGTCCGGTCGGCAATCGGAACCGGTCGACTGGAGTATCAATTCGAGGGCCGAACGCTCCGGGAGTTCCTCGACGCGTTCTTCGCGGAGTACGACGTACGGGACATGCTGATCGCCGACACGGAAGCCGAGGCGACGACGCGGGGCTGGGCACCCCAACTCGACGAGCTCCCGGGCACGTACGCGAAAAACCCCGAGGGAGAGCAGACCAGACGGTATGCACGGGTCGTCGTCAACGGAACGTTCAACGAACATCTCGACGGGCTCGATACGAAACTTCACAATGGCGACCGCGTTGCGCTCGTTTACAGCGGATCGAGGCGAAAGCCCACCGCTTTAGCGGTGGGATGAGGCCGACAACTGGGAATCGTTCAACGTTCGTAGCTCCAGCAGGATATTCAACATCAAGTACCAATATTTATGTAAGTAGAAGTACTATGCTTACGTATGTCGAATCAGGTCATCACGCGGACACTCAAAGCGAGTATCCACAACCACTCGCAAGTCAGTGACGACCTCGATTCGCATGGCTTTGCCGCGTCGAAATTGTGGAACGTCGGGCGGTGGACAATCTCGCGTGTCTGGGACGCTATCGACCACATTCCAGACGCCGACGAACTGTGTTCGCACCTCAAAAATCACGAACGCTACGCAGACCTGCACAGCCAATCTAGTTCGTTCGAAAGACGAAGTCTTTCGTGATGCCAAAAATCTGCGATTTTTGAGCACAGCGAGTTCTTCAGGAACTCGGTGAGGCGTTTGTCTCGTGGTACGAACAGGACGACGCAGACGCGAACCCACCCGGCTACCGCAAACACGGTGATGACCACCCCCGCTCGACGGTAATATGGAAAAATCAGGGCTTCAAACTCGATACCCAGTACAACCGTGTTCGTCTCTCGAAAGGAACGAATATGAAGGAGTCGCGCTACGCGGCTGACTACATCCTCTGTGAATACACACTCCAGACAGACGACCAAACACTCGACGCTGTAGAGAGCGTCCAGACGGTGCGTGCTGTCTGGACTGGCGACGACTGGGAACTCCACTTCGTCTGCAAGCTGCGGATTGAGACCCCTGAGACCCCTGGTGAGAAGACGGCGGGTGTTGACCTCGGCATCTGTAACACGGCGGCTGTCTCTGTCGGTGACGAAACCGTATTGTATCCGGGCAACGCCCTGAAGGAAGACGCCCACTACTTCCGACAGCAAGAATACGACACGGAAGGCGAGAATGGCCCGAGCGACCACGCAACGTGGGCACGTCGGAAGAAATCCCGGCGACAAGAACATTTCCTGCACGCGCTGTCAAAAGACATTGTTGAGCAGTGTGCTAATCGTGGTGTTGGGACGATAGCAGTCGGTCATCCGAAGAAGATCCGTGAGGATGAAGATTGGGGCCGGCACGGGAACAAACGCCTGCACGACTGGGCGTTTGAAACATTGCTCAGTCAGATCGAGTACAAAGCTGAGGAGTGTGGAATTGAGGTTGAACGGGTTGATGAGTACGAGTTGGCCACGTCGATAACGTGCTGTGAGTGTGGAATGAAAGCAGATTCAAACCGGGTTGAGCGTGGGCTGTACGTCTGTGAGAACTGCGAGCTGGCCGCCAATAGCGACCTGAACGCGGCAGAGAATATGCGAGCGACGGTAACTCCGAGTCCTGGGAAGGATAGGAGTAACGGCTGCTTGGCACAGCCATCGGTACGCCTGTTCGACAAATCAACGGGCAGAGTACGCCCACAAGAACAGGTGTGACCGTAGACCCGAATATCCCACCGTGGGAATCCCACGGCTTTAGCCGTGGGAGGATGTCAACCGTTCATCTACTGCTGTTGAGTCGAGTCAGCCGCCGGCGACCGGCGGGAACGCGCTGATCGTATCGCCGTCGTCGAGGCCCGTCTCCATCCCGTCCATGTGCGCGACGTCTTTCCCGTTTTTCATTATCGTGATGTACTCCCGCGGCGTGCCGTCCGCCTCGAACACCTCCAGCTCCGGGTGCTCCTCGGCGAGCTCGCGGAGGACGTCGCCGACAGTCGCGCCGTCGGGAGCCGTCCGACTGAGCGTCTTCTGGCCGAGTGCTTCCCGGAAGCTGGCGAACGAACGAATCTCGATCTCCATACGCAATGCTGGCACTACAGGGATATAAAACGAATCGAGCCGGATGCTGCGGCGTCACGTCACCTTGCCGACCAGCGGGACTGCCCGACGGGGCGTGTTGACCTCGTCGACCTGCGTCAGCACGACCGCGACGCCGATACCGGCAAGGGCAGCGGCAAAGGCGAACGGGACCACGAAGCCCCACGCAACGAGTATTCCGGCCAGAAGGGGCCCCGCGGCGACGCCGAAGCCGAAGGCCATCGTGAGCACCGAAAGCGTCGATCCGGACTCGTCGTCGGGCGCGATGTCACCTGCGAGTGCGAGGGCGGGAGCAAAGACCATCGCGCCGGCAACACCCTGCAGGAATCGTGCGGTGAACATCACCCACGAGTCCGACAGCCCCCCCAGTGCGAGGTCGGGGATGAGACCCTGAACCAGAGTCGTCGGGACGAGCAGTATGGTCCCGGCGACGATGAACGCTTTGCGACCGTAGAAATCCGTGGCGCGCCCGATGGGTGCCTGCAGAAAGATCTGTGCGAGGACGAATGCGGCAAACTGCAGGCCGAACATCTCGGGACCCTGGTTTAGCTCGGTGTTCACGATATCGCCAAGCGTTGCGAAGACGGCGATTCCTACGGCCATAAAGAAGGAGACGATCCCGAGGGCAAACACCGGATCGAACAGCTGTGTGCCGGTTCGGTCGAACACCTGAAAGCTGTCGAGTGCGGACCCCTCCGGCTCGCTGGGCTCGATGTCGGGATCGCGGATCAGTCCGAGCACGAGGACGAAGGCGAGCGTCGCCGTCGACGCCGCAAAGTAAAAGGCGGCGTCGAAGCCGGTGACCGAGAGCGTCGTCGCGCCGAGCGGGATGGAGTACGGCCCCGCGGCGACGACACCCCCTGCAGCGATCGGGCCGACACCAAAGCCGACCAGTCGGAAGGTGTTGTACGTGCCCATGTTGCCACCGCGGTTCTCGTCGGTCGCGAGATCGTTGACCAGCGCGACCGTCGTCGGGATGATGAATGCGCCGGCGACACCCTGGAAGACGCGTAACACGATCAGGTGCCAGTACGTGGACGCCAGTGAGTACGCGAAACTGGCGACAGCGATCAGGACCAGTCCGAACAGGACGTAGATTTTCCGTTTCCCTGTCCGGTCCGAGAGCCGCCCGGTAAACGGCTGGAGCGGGCTGTTGACGAACCCGAAGATCGAGAGGACCAGCCCGGTGATGAACACCTCGGTCAGCCCGAAGGTGGTACCTGTAACGAACTCGCTGGCGATGAACAGCGGTAGAACGACAATGAGAAACGAGTTTCCGACCGACTCGGACATCCGCGCGAGTGCGAGCGCGAGCACTTGTGGATTGACGCCGAGCAGGTTCCTCATCGATCTGCGTACTCTGTCGCGGTACTCTTGGAAGGCAACATTCCGTCTTGATTGAACGGATGGACGGATGCGACATGGGTGTTTGGATACCGGGCTCTGTAACCGGTATTGTTCTTTCCTCGCACAATAATGGAGGTGAGGAGAGATGCCCAGATGGAGAATACGATGGCCTGAGTGGTCTCAGGGCCACTAATAAGTTCACTAACCGCGTACCGCTCTGAGTTGTAGTCTACTATATTGGGGAGAAAGCACAATTCTTTAATATGCCGTGGACATATTATCTCGTGTATGGCAACACAGACTCGAACGATTGGCGCGTTTGATTACGACTGGGAGTACTCCTCACGGGTGTCGGTTCTGTTCGGCATCTTCGGAGTCGTTGCGGTCGTGGGGTGGCTCGTTAGCATCATGCTGACAGCCATCCATATGTTCGCGATTCCCGCAATACCCGCCGACGCACCCGTGCAGGGCAGCATCGAAGTTATCACCAGCCAGTGGGCCTACGTCTTCGGCATTCCGCTGGCAACGCTTGGTGGTGTGTACTATCTCGGTACGCTCGGCCTGACGCTCTGGTGGTTCGACACCCGCCACCCGCTGATCATCAAGATCCTCACGCCGATCACGGCAAGCGGCGTCGCGTTCTCCGCGTACTTCGTCTACCTGCAGCTGGTGCCGATCGGCGAGATCTGCCCGTTCTGTATGGTTTCGGCGAGCGCGACGGTCATCCTGTTCGGGCTCGAACTCGCGATCCTCAGCAAGAGTTCGACGCCCGGGCTCTCGGAGATGTCCTCGGATCTGCCCCGACTGATTGGCGAGACCAACCTCGCCATCATCGCCTTCCCGATGCTGATCGGCGCGATGACGATTCTGGGGATGTTCGTGGTCCCGATGCTGCCGCTGCCCGACGTCGTTCCGTTCTAACTGTTGAGGCTGGTTGCAGTTCTGTGTTTTTCTGTGGTAATCTACTCGTATCGACAGCCACAGAGATTTTATCCGGCGATTGACCGCTAATGGGGTCCAATCCTCTAATTAGCTGCATACCTGCAGCGGTAGGTCAATACTGTGAAAGAACCATGCCGCCTCCCGGAGTGTGAACTACGTCCGAGAACCTGCTCGCTTCGCTCGCAGAACCTCGGTCTAGTTCAAATCCGATCGGATAGATTTTCACTGCTCACAGTGCAGTCGCTGCGCTCCTTCACGTTGTTCGCAGGAAAATGCCGCCTCCCCGATTTGAACGGGGGACAGCTCGATCTTCAGTCGAGTGCTCTCCCAGTCTGAGCTAAGGCGGCCCACCGTGCGGTGTATCACTAACTCTGTCGATGGAAGGAAAAAGGATTTCGAATCACGGCTGGCGGGCTACCACACCCCACGGCTTGCCGTCGATCAGTCGAAGTACTCGAATTCGTAGCTCTCGGCGACGGATGGCAGGGTCTCCGTCGGATCGTCCCGGAGATCGTCCCAGTCAACTCCCGAGACAGCATCCCGATGAAGTCGTGTGGTCCCCGCCTGTTCCATATCATTGGTCCCCGAGGTCAGCCAGGACTCGATCTCGACATCGAGGACGTGGTACTCGCCGGTGAACAGGGCCTCGAAGACGTCGATCGCGAATTCGGCAGTCGCCGCCTCCGTCCGGTCCGCAGCCGACGAGAAGACGGCCCGCTGGCGAGCCGCCAGATAGCCCAGTCGCACCCGATAGCCGTCGGGGTGAGCCTCGACCTCGACCGGGTCGTCCAGCCAGCGCTCGAAGACGGATGGCGTCCCGATTAGCGGGAACGTGTCCTCCGCGATGCGGATCGCCTCGTCTTCGGTCAGCGCTGGTCCCTCGGGCGAGTCGGGCGTGAACAGTACCTCCTCACGCTGAAGTGGTGTACCGTCCTCGGCCGCCCGGACGGTGACTTCGACGGTCGTCTCCTCGACGATTCGGGGATCGAGGTCTAGCTCTGGCGCGACCAGTGTTTCGGCCGCGAACGTGTCGGTCTCGACGGAGGTTCCGTCGTACGCAGCGACGAGTTCGTACTCGACGTTCGCGCTCGCCTCGGTGATATCGAGGCTGTCCCCGTCTCCACTCTGATCCGCAACGCGGAGCGAGGCCGTCCGCTCGAAGGTGTATCGAACCGTCTCCTCAGCCAGTTCCCACTCGCCGTCCGCTGTCTGGAGCCTGATTTCGGCATCGCGATCCTCCCTGATCGGTGGGTCGAGGTCGAGGACGAGGTTGTCGACCGTGCGGTCGGCCTCGAACTCGTCGGTTTCGACGCGGCCCGATCCGTAGTCGACGACAAGGGTGTACGGAGCGTCCGCGCTCATCTCGTCGATGATAAACTGCTCGCCCGTCCCCTGCTGTTCGTGCACAACGAGCGTCCCCTGGGGCACCTCGACCTCGTACTCGAACTGGTGGCGGATCACCGTTTCGTCGTCATCTGTCGTCCGGAGCAACGCAGTGATGGCCGTATCCGATTCGAGTGGCGGATCGAGTTCCAGTTCGAGGTCTCCCGCGATCTCGTTGGCGGCGAACGCGTCCGTGGTCGTCGATCGACCGTCGTACCGGAGTTCGAGATAGTACCCCGTCGACGCGGACATCGCCGTCACCCTCACCGACCGACCGTCGCCCGTCTGATCGGGCACGCTGACGTAGCCGTCGTGGGAATCGGTTCTCGCTCCCGCCGATGATTCGTCATCATCCTCGCCACCGATACAGCCCGCCAGGAAGGCGACGGGGACGGCGAGTATTGACCGCCGGTCGGTCG harbors:
- a CDS encoding MoaD/ThiS family protein; the protein is MGETRQRTGEADDRSNATSETTVQVRCTGHVRSAIGTGRLEYQFEGRTLREFLDAFFAEYDVRDMLIADTEAEATTRGWAPQLDELPGTYAKNPEGEQTRRYARVVVNGTFNEHLDGLDTKLHNGDRVALVYSGSRRKPTALAVG
- a CDS encoding ubiquitin-like small modifier protein 1, with the translated sequence MEIEIRSFASFREALGQKTLSRTAPDGATVGDVLRELAEEHPELEVFEADGTPREYITIMKNGKDVAHMDGMETGLDDGDTISAFPPVAGG
- a CDS encoding MFS transporter, which produces MRNLLGVNPQVLALALARMSESVGNSFLIVVLPLFIASEFVTGTTFGLTEVFITGLVLSIFGFVNSPLQPFTGRLSDRTGKRKIYVLFGLVLIAVASFAYSLASTYWHLIVLRVFQGVAGAFIIPTTVALVNDLATDENRGGNMGTYNTFRLVGFGVGPIAAGGVVAAGPYSIPLGATTLSVTGFDAAFYFAASTATLAFVLVLGLIRDPDIEPSEPEGSALDSFQVFDRTGTQLFDPVFALGIVSFFMAVGIAVFATLGDIVNTELNQGPEMFGLQFAAFVLAQIFLQAPIGRATDFYGRKAFIVAGTILLVPTTLVQGLIPDLALGGLSDSWVMFTARFLQGVAGAMVFAPALALAGDIAPDDESGSTLSVLTMAFGFGVAAGPLLAGILVAWGFVVPFAFAAALAGIGVAVVLTQVDEVNTPRRAVPLVGKVT
- a CDS encoding vitamin K epoxide reductase family protein, translating into MATQTRTIGAFDYDWEYSSRVSVLFGIFGVVAVVGWLVSIMLTAIHMFAIPAIPADAPVQGSIEVITSQWAYVFGIPLATLGGVYYLGTLGLTLWWFDTRHPLIIKILTPITASGVAFSAYFVYLQLVPIGEICPFCMVSASATVILFGLELAILSKSSTPGLSEMSSDLPRLIGETNLAIIAFPMLIGAMTILGMFVVPMLPLPDVVPF